In the genome of Nycticebus coucang isolate mNycCou1 chromosome 12, mNycCou1.pri, whole genome shotgun sequence, one region contains:
- the LOC128562672 gene encoding DNA-binding protein inhibitor ID-2-like, which yields MKAFSLVRSVRKNSLLDQSLGISWSKTQVDDPMSLLYNMNDCYSKLKELVPSIPQNKKVSKMEILQHVIDYILDL from the coding sequence ATGAAAGCCTTCAGTCTGGTAAGGTCCGTTAGAAAAAACAGTCTGTTGGACCAGAGCTTGGGCATTTCCTGGAGCAAAACCCAGGTGGACGACCCTATGAGCCTGCTGTACAACATGAACGACTGCTACTCCAAGCTCAAGGAGCTAGTGCCCAGCATCCCCCAGAACAAGAAGGTGAGCAAGATGGAAATCCTGCAGCATGTCATTGACTACATCTTGGACCTGTAG